The Oncorhynchus mykiss isolate Arlee chromosome 30, USDA_OmykA_1.1, whole genome shotgun sequence genome includes a window with the following:
- the LOC110521777 gene encoding terminal uridylyltransferase 4 isoform X2 produces MEESKSPLKSVKSSRNEAKGAKASSSASSRPLKEAPVQRECPKPATACRSKENITTAREDHKDQGSNCGTGTGRASTASPHDPGRGKPRRPTGRTNSGERGKVRLEDQRQQRVDARPSLVTGRSPAGVGGDTGATGMVATSSEEGLTLQTKTSPLKLKSPGEKASAVVGTGQPALEVTVVGSGVNQRGQGRNMTSEQKLGLRQAEERLYRDYIHRLVKPSPEYPNFQYLCKLCSVHIENIQGAHKHIKEKRHKKNIMDKQEENELRALPAPFPAQLGAVDAAVLRAANQHGISDQDFLVRQEVVDRMEEIIQQHLSVCSLRLYGSCLTRFAFKTSDINIDVTYPSTMTQPDVLILVLEILKNSTEYSEVESDFHAKVPVVFCRDVNSRLLCTVSAGNDVACLTTNHLAALARLEPRLVPLVLAFRLWAKLCHIDCQAEGGIPSYSFSLMVIFFLQQRRDPILPVYFGYWIEGFDVKHVDEYHLTGIEMDIFVGWEHRSPSTEGRGDGRGEGRKAKSEQKKPDVKNRHVAGKTRLSLDLGKGVSLGQLWLELLRFYTLEFALEEHIISIRLKELLSREMKNWPRRRLAIEDPFALKRNVARSLNSQMVFEYIQERFRTAYKYFACPQSKDRNTVEQQRGKNTTKHGGMKQEEGERKGGEDGSEKSGGGQGDGNEGKSQSSETGQKEDGESDEEERAERTQEKEERALNGGLMDLVLSGGGTSTDGAVAEPGTTLEPSSASTHNGLLDRDEEEENHVSEKQGHIAPEDLHYIFDRMIFTGGKPPTVVCSTCKRDGHLKDECPEDFKKIELKPLPPMTDRFRDILDGLCRLCYHELSPSPGEQQKREQILGSLERFIQKEYNDNAQLCLFGSSKNGFGFRDSDLDICMTLEGHDTAEKLNCKEIIEGLAKVLKKHTGLRNILPITTAKVPIVKFEHRQSGLEADISLYNTLAQHNTRMLATYAALDPRVQFLGYTMKVFAKRCDIGDASRGSLSSYAYILMVLYFLQQRQPPVIPVLQEVFDGHSVPQRMVDGWNAFFFDDIEELRQRLPELPQNRETVGELWLGLLRFYTEEFDFKELVISIRQRKRLTTFEKQWTSKCIAIEDPFDLNHNLGAGVSRKMTNFIMKAFINGRKLFGTPFYPQPGIEANYFFDSKVLTDGELAPNDRCCRICGKIGHYMKDCPKRRRGMKKKENEKEEDVKDGDDHEPRERRCFQCGEIGHVRRDCPEHRHLRQKAAGGPVSHIVRAMASSQSIPIPQPPQDLPGRSRQPSECSDSRQTPPYSPQPTLFSQGSSQSSSSPQPSSSKTSTSAGGVPHKQPQHPQVPLSLFSFPPSHPSQYHHPGALTALGLLPSHHNQHQSHLSQGHQAHHQPHHPSTSWPIHGPVLQTSSGPEGPSPPGLKFSLRQAPGQGNGNTGPGGSPVGGSPMNLNDPSIIFAQPAGRPMGLGGGPGLDGHWHNHLAQQVALVANGTVGKSDPGYQTQFGGVSQQGSRNWEHSNASHYSQSPSWPYRMPQKFIQQGNGCYPQPGKPVMSQSSVVHPSQHFPLLPHGRRHVNLNYIQQKK; encoded by the exons ATGGAGGAATCAAAAAGCCCATTAAAATCAGTCAAGTCCTCTCGCAACGAGGCCAAGGGAGCCAAAGCTTCATCCTCTGCCAGCTCCAGGCCCCTGAAAGAGGCTCCAGTCCAGAGAGAGTGCCCCAAGCCTGCCACTGCCTGTCGGAGCAAGGAGAACATCAccacagccagggaagaccataAGGACCAAGGCAGTAACTGTGGGACAGGCACAGGCAGAGCCTCCACTGCCAGCCCTCATGACCCAGGGAGAGGGAAGCCTCGTAGGCCAACTGGTAGGACCAACtctggggagagggggaaggtgagACTTGAAGACCAGCGGCAGCAGAGGGTTGATGCTAGGCCCTCGTTGGTTACAGGACGCAGCCCGGCTGGTGTAGGTGGAGACACAGGAGCCACAGGTATGGTGGCCACTTCATCTGAAGAAGGCCTTACTTTACAGACCAAGACAAGTCCATTGAAGTTGAAGTCACCGG GTGAGAAGGCTAGTGCTGTGGTGGGCACAGGGCAGCCTGCATTGGAGGTCACTGTGGTGGGGTCAGGGGTCAACCAGCGTGGTCAGGGTAGAAACATGACCTCTGAGCAGAAGCTGGGTCTCAGACAGGCTGAGGAGCGCCTCTACAGAGACTACATACACAGACTGGTCAAG CCGTCTCCTGAATACCCTAACTTCCAGTATCTATGCAAGCTGTGTTCTGTACACATTGAGAACATACAGGGGGCACACAAACACATCAAGGAGAAAAGACACAAGAAGAACATCATG GATAAGCAGGAAGAGAATGAGCTGCGGGCGCTGCCTGCCCCCTTCCCAGCCCAGCTCGGAGCCGTTGACGCAGCCGTCCTCCGGGCGGCCAACCAACACGGCATCTCAGACCAGGACTTCCTGGTGCGACAGGAAGTGGTCGACAGGATGGAGGAGATCATACAGCAGCACCTCTCAG TTTGCTCCCTTCGGCTCTACGGCTCCTGTCTCACCCGATTTGCCTTCAAGACAAGTGACATTAACATTGACGTCACCTACCCCTCCACT ATGACCCAACCAGATGTGCTGATACTAGTACTGGAAATCCTGAAGAACAGCA CTGAATATTCTGAGGTGGAGTCTGACTTTCACGCCAAAGTTCCGGTAGTGTTTTGTAGAGATGTCAACAG TAGGTTGTTGTGCACGGTGAGTGCAGGTAATGACGTAGCCTGCCTCACTACCAACCACCTGGCTGCCCTGGCTAgactggaacccagactggtGCCTCTGGTCCTGGCCTTCCGCCTCtgggctaag TTGTGCCACATTGACTGCCAGGCGGAAGGGGGTATCCCCTCCTACTCCTTCTCTCTCATGGTCATCTTCTTCCTCCAACAACGCAGGGACCCCATCCTCCCTGTCTACTTCGGCTACTGG ATTGAAGGCTTTGACGTGAAGCATGTGGACGAGTACCATCTGACGGGGATAGAGATGGATATATTTGTGGGGTGGGAGCACAGATCCCCCAGTACAGAGGGACGGGGGGACGGCAGGGGGGAAGGACGGAAGGCCAAGTCTGAGCAAAAGAAACCTGATGTGAAGAACCGGCATGTAGCGGGGAAG ACGCGTCTATCCCTGGACCTGGGTAAGGGTGTTTCCCTGGGCCAGCTGTGGCTGGAGCTGCTGAGGTTCTACACGCTGGAGTTCGCCCTGGAGGAACACATCATCAGCATCCGCCTCAAAGAACTTCTCTCTCGAGAGATGAAGAACTGGCCCCGACGCAGGCTGGCAATCGAGG ATCCGTTTGCCCTGAAGAGGAACGTCGCACGCAGCCTCAACAGTCAAATGGTCTTTGAGTACATCCAGGAGCGCTTCCGCACCGCCTACAAATACTTTGCCTGCCCGCAGAGCAAGGACCGAAACACCGTGGAGCAGCAGAGAGGCAAGAATACAACCAAACATGGGGGCATGAAGCAGGAGGAAGGCGAAAGAAAGGGTGGAGAAGACGGGTCTGAGAAGAGTGGAGGTGGACAGGGCGATGGGAATGAAGGGAAAAgtcagagctctgagacaggtcAGAAGGAGGATGGTGAGAGTGATGAAGAGGAACGGGCTGAGCGGActcaggagaaggaggagagggcatTGAATGGCGGGCTTATGGACTTGGTCCTTAGTGGGGGGGGGACTTCAACGGATGGGGCTGTAGCGGAGCCTGGCACCACTCTGGAGCCTTCCTCCGCCTCAACCCACAACGGCCTACTGGAtagggatgaagaggaggagaaccatGTGTCAGAGAAGCAGGGACACATTGCACCAGAGGACCTGCACTATATCTTTGACAGAATGATCTTCACTGGCGGAAAG CCTCCTACAGTCGTGTGCAGTACATGTAAGAGAGATGGCCATCTGAAGGACGAGTGTCCTGAGGACTTCAAGAAGATCGAGCTCAAACCGCTGCCCCCCATGACCGACCGCTTCAGAGACATCCTGGATGGCCTTTGTAGACTCTGCTACC ATGAGCTGTCCCCTTCCCCTGGAGAGCAGCAGAAGAGAGAGCAGATCCTGGGTAGTCTGGAGAGGTTCATACAAAAGGAGTACAATG ACAATGCCCAGCTGTGTTTGTTTGGTTCCTCGAAGAACGGCTTTGGCTTCCGTGACAGCGACCTGGACATCTGCATGACCCTGGAGGGCCATGATACAGCAGAG AAGTTGAACTGCAAAGAGATCATCGAAGGCCTAGCCAAGGTGCTAAAGAAACACACAG GTCTGAGGAACATCCTGCCTATCACAACAGCCAAAGTGCCTATTGTGAAGTTTGAACACAGACAGAGCGGACTGGAGGCAGACATAAGCCTCTACAACACTCTG GCTCAACACAACACCAGAATGCTGGCTACCTATGCTGCCCTAGACCCTCGCGTGCAGTTCCTGGGATACACCATGAAGGTGTTTGCGAAGCGCTGTGACATAGGTGACGCGTCCAGAGGAAGTCTGTCATCCTATGCCTACATCCTCATGGTGCTCTACTTCCTGCAGCAGAGACAGCCCCCTGTCATCCCTGTTCTCCAAGAG GTCTTTGATGGACATTCTGTACCGCAGAGGATGGTGGATGGTTGGAATGCCTTCTTCTTTGATGACATTGAGGAACTG CGTCAGCGTCTGCCAGAGCTTCCGCAGAACCGCGAGACTGTGGGGGAGCTGTGGCTGGGCCTGCTCAGGTTCTACACTGAAGAGTTTGACTTTAAGGAACTCGTCATCAGCATCCGCCAGAGGAAACGACTCACCACCTTCGAGAAGCAGTGGACCTCCAAGTGCATCGCCATCGAAG ATCCCTTCGACTTGAATCACAATCTTGGTGCTGGAGTTTCTCGCAAAA tgactAACTTCATCATGAAGGCCTTTATCAACGGCAGGAAGCTGTTTGGTACTCCTTTCTACCCCCAGCCTGGCATAGAGGCG AACTACTTCTTTGACTCCAAGGTGCTCACGGACGGGGAACTTGCACCTAATGACAGGTGCTGTCGGATCTGTGGCAAGATCGGTCATTACATGAAGGACTGCCCCAAAAGACGCAG GGGGATGAAGAAGAAGGAGAATGAAAAAGAGGAGGATGTCAAGGATGGAGACGATCATGAGCCTCGGGAGCGTCGCTGTTTCCAGTGTGGTGAAATTGGTCATGTACGGCGGGACTGCCCAGAGCACCGCCACCTTAGACAGAAAGCCGCAGGgggaccag TTTCCCACATAGTGCGAGCCATGGCAAGCTCCCAGTCCATCCCCATCCCCCAACCTCCCCAGGACCTCCCTGGACGCTCCAGACAACCTTCCGAATGT tCTGATTCCCGCCAGACTCCGCCCTATTCCCCTCAGCCCACCCTGTTCTCCCAGGGTTCGAGCCAATCCTCCAGCTCCCCCCAGCCCTCCTCTTCCAAGACCTCCACCTCCGCTGGAGGGGTACCCCACAAGCAGCCCCAACATCCCcaggttcccctctctctctttagcttccctccctcccacccaagCCAGTACCACCACCCTGGAGCTCTCACTGCTCTGGGGCTACTGCCGTCCCACCACAACCAGCACCAATCACACCTGTCCCAGGGACACCAGGCCCATCACCAACCtcaccacccctccacctcctggcCCATCCATGGCCCCgtcctccagacctccagtggcCCTGAAGGGCCCTCCCCGCCCGGCCTAAAATTCTCCTTACGCCAGGCCCCCGGGCAAGGGAATGGGAACACAGGCCCAGGGGGGTCTCCGGTGGGTGGCAGCCCCATGAACCTCAATGACCCCAGCATCATCTTTGCCCAGCCGGCGGGGAGGCCCATGGGGTTGGGAGGAGGGCCGGGACTGGACGGGCACTGGCACAACCACCTGGCACAGCAAGTGGCACTGGTGGCTAATGGCACTGTGGGCAAGTCAG ATCCGGGCTACCAGACCCAGTTTGGGGGGGTGAGTCAGCAGGGCTCTAGGAATTGGGAGCACAGCAACGCATCCCACTACTCCCAGTCCCCGTCCTGGCCCTACCGCATGCCACAGAAATTCATCCAGCAGGGCAACGGGTGCTACCCACAACCCGGCAAGCCCGTCATGTCCCAGA GTTCTGTGGTGCACCCCAGTCAGCATTTCCCGCTCCTCCCCCACGGACGACGACATGTCAACCTCAATTACATCCAACAGAAGAAATGA
- the LOC110521777 gene encoding terminal uridylyltransferase 4 isoform X1 produces the protein MEESKSPLKSVKSSRNEAKGAKASSSASSRPLKEAPVQRECPKPATACRSKENITTAREDHKDQGSNCGTGTGRASTASPHDPGRGKPRRPTGRTNSGERGKVRLEDQRQQRVDARPSLVTGRSPAGVGGDTGATGMVATSSEEGLTLQTKTSPLKLKSPGEKASAVVGTGQPALEVTVVGSGVNQRGQGRNMTSEQKLGLRQAEERLYRDYIHRLVKPSPEYPNFQYLCKLCSVHIENIQGAHKHIKEKRHKKNIMDKQEENELRALPAPFPAQLGAVDAAVLRAANQHGISDQDFLVRQEVVDRMEEIIQQHLSVCSLRLYGSCLTRFAFKTSDINIDVTYPSTMTQPDVLILVLEILKNSTEYSEVESDFHAKVPVVFCRDVNSRLLCTVSAGNDVACLTTNHLAALARLEPRLVPLVLAFRLWAKLCHIDCQAEGGIPSYSFSLMVIFFLQQRRDPILPVYFGYWIEGFDVKHVDEYHLTGIEMDIFVGWEHRSPSTEGRGDGRGEGRKAKSEQKKPDVKNRHVAGKTRLSLDLGKGVSLGQLWLELLRFYTLEFALEEHIISIRLKELLSREMKNWPRRRLAIEDPFALKRNVARSLNSQMVFEYIQERFRTAYKYFACPQSKDRNTVEQQRGKNTTKHGGMKQEEGERKGGEDGSEKSGGGQGDGNEGKSQSSETGQKEDGESDEEERAERTQEKEERALNGGLMDLVLSGGGTSTDGAVAEPGTTLEPSSASTHNGLLDRDEEEENHVSEKQGHIAPEDLHYIFDRMIFTGGKPPTVVCSTCKRDGHLKDECPEDFKKIELKPLPPMTDRFRDILDGLCRLCYHELSPSPGEQQKREQILGSLERFIQKEYNDNAQLCLFGSSKNGFGFRDSDLDICMTLEGHDTAEKLNCKEIIEGLAKVLKKHTGLRNILPITTAKVPIVKFEHRQSGLEADISLYNTLAQHNTRMLATYAALDPRVQFLGYTMKVFAKRCDIGDASRGSLSSYAYILMVLYFLQQRQPPVIPVLQEVFDGHSVPQRMVDGWNAFFFDDIEELRQRLPELPQNRETVGELWLGLLRFYTEEFDFKELVISIRQRKRLTTFEKQWTSKCIAIEDPFDLNHNLGAGVSRKMTNFIMKAFINGRKLFGTPFYPQPGIEANYFFDSKVLTDGELAPNDRCCRICGKIGHYMKDCPKRRRYTGREHQGMKKKENEKEEDVKDGDDHEPRERRCFQCGEIGHVRRDCPEHRHLRQKAAGGPVSHIVRAMASSQSIPIPQPPQDLPGRSRQPSECSDSRQTPPYSPQPTLFSQGSSQSSSSPQPSSSKTSTSAGGVPHKQPQHPQVPLSLFSFPPSHPSQYHHPGALTALGLLPSHHNQHQSHLSQGHQAHHQPHHPSTSWPIHGPVLQTSSGPEGPSPPGLKFSLRQAPGQGNGNTGPGGSPVGGSPMNLNDPSIIFAQPAGRPMGLGGGPGLDGHWHNHLAQQVALVANGTVGKSDPGYQTQFGGVSQQGSRNWEHSNASHYSQSPSWPYRMPQKFIQQGNGCYPQPGKPVMSQSSVVHPSQHFPLLPHGRRHVNLNYIQQKK, from the exons ATGGAGGAATCAAAAAGCCCATTAAAATCAGTCAAGTCCTCTCGCAACGAGGCCAAGGGAGCCAAAGCTTCATCCTCTGCCAGCTCCAGGCCCCTGAAAGAGGCTCCAGTCCAGAGAGAGTGCCCCAAGCCTGCCACTGCCTGTCGGAGCAAGGAGAACATCAccacagccagggaagaccataAGGACCAAGGCAGTAACTGTGGGACAGGCACAGGCAGAGCCTCCACTGCCAGCCCTCATGACCCAGGGAGAGGGAAGCCTCGTAGGCCAACTGGTAGGACCAACtctggggagagggggaaggtgagACTTGAAGACCAGCGGCAGCAGAGGGTTGATGCTAGGCCCTCGTTGGTTACAGGACGCAGCCCGGCTGGTGTAGGTGGAGACACAGGAGCCACAGGTATGGTGGCCACTTCATCTGAAGAAGGCCTTACTTTACAGACCAAGACAAGTCCATTGAAGTTGAAGTCACCGG GTGAGAAGGCTAGTGCTGTGGTGGGCACAGGGCAGCCTGCATTGGAGGTCACTGTGGTGGGGTCAGGGGTCAACCAGCGTGGTCAGGGTAGAAACATGACCTCTGAGCAGAAGCTGGGTCTCAGACAGGCTGAGGAGCGCCTCTACAGAGACTACATACACAGACTGGTCAAG CCGTCTCCTGAATACCCTAACTTCCAGTATCTATGCAAGCTGTGTTCTGTACACATTGAGAACATACAGGGGGCACACAAACACATCAAGGAGAAAAGACACAAGAAGAACATCATG GATAAGCAGGAAGAGAATGAGCTGCGGGCGCTGCCTGCCCCCTTCCCAGCCCAGCTCGGAGCCGTTGACGCAGCCGTCCTCCGGGCGGCCAACCAACACGGCATCTCAGACCAGGACTTCCTGGTGCGACAGGAAGTGGTCGACAGGATGGAGGAGATCATACAGCAGCACCTCTCAG TTTGCTCCCTTCGGCTCTACGGCTCCTGTCTCACCCGATTTGCCTTCAAGACAAGTGACATTAACATTGACGTCACCTACCCCTCCACT ATGACCCAACCAGATGTGCTGATACTAGTACTGGAAATCCTGAAGAACAGCA CTGAATATTCTGAGGTGGAGTCTGACTTTCACGCCAAAGTTCCGGTAGTGTTTTGTAGAGATGTCAACAG TAGGTTGTTGTGCACGGTGAGTGCAGGTAATGACGTAGCCTGCCTCACTACCAACCACCTGGCTGCCCTGGCTAgactggaacccagactggtGCCTCTGGTCCTGGCCTTCCGCCTCtgggctaag TTGTGCCACATTGACTGCCAGGCGGAAGGGGGTATCCCCTCCTACTCCTTCTCTCTCATGGTCATCTTCTTCCTCCAACAACGCAGGGACCCCATCCTCCCTGTCTACTTCGGCTACTGG ATTGAAGGCTTTGACGTGAAGCATGTGGACGAGTACCATCTGACGGGGATAGAGATGGATATATTTGTGGGGTGGGAGCACAGATCCCCCAGTACAGAGGGACGGGGGGACGGCAGGGGGGAAGGACGGAAGGCCAAGTCTGAGCAAAAGAAACCTGATGTGAAGAACCGGCATGTAGCGGGGAAG ACGCGTCTATCCCTGGACCTGGGTAAGGGTGTTTCCCTGGGCCAGCTGTGGCTGGAGCTGCTGAGGTTCTACACGCTGGAGTTCGCCCTGGAGGAACACATCATCAGCATCCGCCTCAAAGAACTTCTCTCTCGAGAGATGAAGAACTGGCCCCGACGCAGGCTGGCAATCGAGG ATCCGTTTGCCCTGAAGAGGAACGTCGCACGCAGCCTCAACAGTCAAATGGTCTTTGAGTACATCCAGGAGCGCTTCCGCACCGCCTACAAATACTTTGCCTGCCCGCAGAGCAAGGACCGAAACACCGTGGAGCAGCAGAGAGGCAAGAATACAACCAAACATGGGGGCATGAAGCAGGAGGAAGGCGAAAGAAAGGGTGGAGAAGACGGGTCTGAGAAGAGTGGAGGTGGACAGGGCGATGGGAATGAAGGGAAAAgtcagagctctgagacaggtcAGAAGGAGGATGGTGAGAGTGATGAAGAGGAACGGGCTGAGCGGActcaggagaaggaggagagggcatTGAATGGCGGGCTTATGGACTTGGTCCTTAGTGGGGGGGGGACTTCAACGGATGGGGCTGTAGCGGAGCCTGGCACCACTCTGGAGCCTTCCTCCGCCTCAACCCACAACGGCCTACTGGAtagggatgaagaggaggagaaccatGTGTCAGAGAAGCAGGGACACATTGCACCAGAGGACCTGCACTATATCTTTGACAGAATGATCTTCACTGGCGGAAAG CCTCCTACAGTCGTGTGCAGTACATGTAAGAGAGATGGCCATCTGAAGGACGAGTGTCCTGAGGACTTCAAGAAGATCGAGCTCAAACCGCTGCCCCCCATGACCGACCGCTTCAGAGACATCCTGGATGGCCTTTGTAGACTCTGCTACC ATGAGCTGTCCCCTTCCCCTGGAGAGCAGCAGAAGAGAGAGCAGATCCTGGGTAGTCTGGAGAGGTTCATACAAAAGGAGTACAATG ACAATGCCCAGCTGTGTTTGTTTGGTTCCTCGAAGAACGGCTTTGGCTTCCGTGACAGCGACCTGGACATCTGCATGACCCTGGAGGGCCATGATACAGCAGAG AAGTTGAACTGCAAAGAGATCATCGAAGGCCTAGCCAAGGTGCTAAAGAAACACACAG GTCTGAGGAACATCCTGCCTATCACAACAGCCAAAGTGCCTATTGTGAAGTTTGAACACAGACAGAGCGGACTGGAGGCAGACATAAGCCTCTACAACACTCTG GCTCAACACAACACCAGAATGCTGGCTACCTATGCTGCCCTAGACCCTCGCGTGCAGTTCCTGGGATACACCATGAAGGTGTTTGCGAAGCGCTGTGACATAGGTGACGCGTCCAGAGGAAGTCTGTCATCCTATGCCTACATCCTCATGGTGCTCTACTTCCTGCAGCAGAGACAGCCCCCTGTCATCCCTGTTCTCCAAGAG GTCTTTGATGGACATTCTGTACCGCAGAGGATGGTGGATGGTTGGAATGCCTTCTTCTTTGATGACATTGAGGAACTG CGTCAGCGTCTGCCAGAGCTTCCGCAGAACCGCGAGACTGTGGGGGAGCTGTGGCTGGGCCTGCTCAGGTTCTACACTGAAGAGTTTGACTTTAAGGAACTCGTCATCAGCATCCGCCAGAGGAAACGACTCACCACCTTCGAGAAGCAGTGGACCTCCAAGTGCATCGCCATCGAAG ATCCCTTCGACTTGAATCACAATCTTGGTGCTGGAGTTTCTCGCAAAA tgactAACTTCATCATGAAGGCCTTTATCAACGGCAGGAAGCTGTTTGGTACTCCTTTCTACCCCCAGCCTGGCATAGAGGCG AACTACTTCTTTGACTCCAAGGTGCTCACGGACGGGGAACTTGCACCTAATGACAGGTGCTGTCGGATCTGTGGCAAGATCGGTCATTACATGAAGGACTGCCCCAAAAGACGCAGGTACACAGGGAGAGAACATCA GGGGATGAAGAAGAAGGAGAATGAAAAAGAGGAGGATGTCAAGGATGGAGACGATCATGAGCCTCGGGAGCGTCGCTGTTTCCAGTGTGGTGAAATTGGTCATGTACGGCGGGACTGCCCAGAGCACCGCCACCTTAGACAGAAAGCCGCAGGgggaccag TTTCCCACATAGTGCGAGCCATGGCAAGCTCCCAGTCCATCCCCATCCCCCAACCTCCCCAGGACCTCCCTGGACGCTCCAGACAACCTTCCGAATGT tCTGATTCCCGCCAGACTCCGCCCTATTCCCCTCAGCCCACCCTGTTCTCCCAGGGTTCGAGCCAATCCTCCAGCTCCCCCCAGCCCTCCTCTTCCAAGACCTCCACCTCCGCTGGAGGGGTACCCCACAAGCAGCCCCAACATCCCcaggttcccctctctctctttagcttccctccctcccacccaagCCAGTACCACCACCCTGGAGCTCTCACTGCTCTGGGGCTACTGCCGTCCCACCACAACCAGCACCAATCACACCTGTCCCAGGGACACCAGGCCCATCACCAACCtcaccacccctccacctcctggcCCATCCATGGCCCCgtcctccagacctccagtggcCCTGAAGGGCCCTCCCCGCCCGGCCTAAAATTCTCCTTACGCCAGGCCCCCGGGCAAGGGAATGGGAACACAGGCCCAGGGGGGTCTCCGGTGGGTGGCAGCCCCATGAACCTCAATGACCCCAGCATCATCTTTGCCCAGCCGGCGGGGAGGCCCATGGGGTTGGGAGGAGGGCCGGGACTGGACGGGCACTGGCACAACCACCTGGCACAGCAAGTGGCACTGGTGGCTAATGGCACTGTGGGCAAGTCAG ATCCGGGCTACCAGACCCAGTTTGGGGGGGTGAGTCAGCAGGGCTCTAGGAATTGGGAGCACAGCAACGCATCCCACTACTCCCAGTCCCCGTCCTGGCCCTACCGCATGCCACAGAAATTCATCCAGCAGGGCAACGGGTGCTACCCACAACCCGGCAAGCCCGTCATGTCCCAGA GTTCTGTGGTGCACCCCAGTCAGCATTTCCCGCTCCTCCCCCACGGACGACGACATGTCAACCTCAATTACATCCAACAGAAGAAATGA